A region of Candidatus Liberibacter africanus PTSAPSY DNA encodes the following proteins:
- the dapF gene encoding diaminopimelate epimerase has protein sequence MQSVLVDFAKMEGIGNKIIVVDMRGCVDNITTDAINLLSMDDIINFDQIMFIHDSHNSLVDAFIRIINHDGSEAQSCGNGMRCVVRFLSSKMKTKYFTFETIRGLIVAKVNADGSISIDMGEPIFYWKHIPLAQPFDEVDRDKFHIGPINHFYLHSPFVVSMGNPHAIFFVENDIYQYDLSGFGQRLERNSMFPEGVNVSIAQVTSCSDLNLRTWERGAGLTAACGSASCASVVASGCLGKTGRVVSVKMLGGSLSIEWHENNHVFMTGEANKEWDGKLDIKTGKWTKNEV, from the coding sequence ATGCAGTCGGTTCTTGTAGATTTTGCAAAGATGGAAGGGATAGGGAACAAAATTATTGTTGTTGATATGCGGGGTTGTGTTGATAATATAACGACAGATGCAATCAATTTGTTATCTATGGATGATATCATTAATTTTGATCAAATTATGTTCATTCACGATTCGCACAATTCGTTGGTTGATGCGTTTATCCGGATTATAAATCACGATGGATCTGAGGCGCAATCTTGTGGAAATGGGATGCGTTGTGTCGTGCGATTTCTTTCATCTAAAATGAAGACAAAATATTTTACTTTTGAAACTATACGGGGACTTATTGTGGCTAAGGTAAATGCCGATGGATCAATTTCCATTGATATGGGTGAGCCAATTTTTTATTGGAAGCATATTCCCTTAGCGCAACCATTTGATGAGGTTGATAGGGATAAATTCCATATTGGTCCGATTAATCATTTTTATTTACATTCTCCTTTTGTGGTTTCCATGGGAAATCCACACGCAATTTTTTTTGTAGAAAATGATATATATCAGTACGATCTCAGTGGTTTTGGGCAGCGTTTAGAAAGGAATTCGATGTTTCCTGAAGGTGTAAATGTATCAATAGCGCAGGTTACTTCCTGTTCAGATCTTAATTTGCGCACTTGGGAGCGTGGTGCAGGTTTGACTGCTGCTTGTGGATCAGCATCTTGCGCTTCTGTTGTTGCCTCTGGATGTTTAGGTAAAACAGGTCGTGTTGTGTCAGTTAAAATGTTGGGAGGAAGCCTTTCAATTGAATGGCACGAGAATAACCATGTTTTTATGACAGGAGAGGCAAATAAAGAATGGGATGGAAAGCTGGATATTAAAACGGGAAAATGGACAAAAAATGAAGTTTAA
- the ffh gene encoding signal recognition particle protein, with protein sequence MFDNLQERFGSIFKNITGRGHLSETDISKTLQEIRRTLLEADVSLEVVQNLNKRVQEKAKGEKILKSIQPGQMIVKIVYDELVEILGKEPVEININAPAPLVIMLVGLQGSGKTTTTAKIAHNLKTIKKKKALMASLDIYRPAAQEQLRYLGEKIQVDTLKIVPKQSPVEIANRAIQNAKDGGYDIIILDTAGRNHADDSLMQEISEIKSLTNPHEILLVADSLTGQDAVHLARNFDKKIDLTGIILTRMDGDGRGGAALSMRAVTGKPIKAIGTGEKIDDLENFFPDRIANRILSMGDIVSLVEKAARTLDEEKASITAKKIAKGKFDLEDLAEQLRQTQKIGGMNSLLRMLPGIQSFKQRIPSDFDDKTINHNIAIISSMTKEERTNPSIIKHSRKKRIAAGSGTDAARINKLLKLYRQIADMMRSTKNLGGGGNALTQQIMGTLKSKLGFGKNGKFPGI encoded by the coding sequence GTGTTTGACAATTTACAAGAACGCTTCGGATCTATTTTTAAAAATATTACCGGCAGAGGACATTTGTCAGAAACAGATATTTCTAAAACCTTACAAGAAATACGCCGCACTCTTTTGGAAGCAGATGTCTCTCTTGAAGTGGTTCAAAATTTAAACAAAAGAGTTCAGGAGAAAGCCAAGGGAGAGAAAATTCTTAAAAGTATTCAGCCTGGACAAATGATTGTCAAAATTGTTTACGACGAATTGGTTGAAATCCTAGGAAAAGAACCCGTAGAAATAAATATCAATGCTCCTGCCCCTCTAGTTATCATGCTTGTCGGTTTGCAAGGATCTGGGAAGACGACAACAACAGCTAAAATTGCTCATAATCTGAAAACTATAAAAAAGAAAAAGGCGTTAATGGCTTCTCTCGACATATATCGCCCAGCCGCACAGGAACAACTGCGATATCTTGGAGAAAAAATTCAAGTTGACACACTCAAGATCGTCCCCAAGCAATCACCCGTAGAAATAGCAAACCGTGCCATACAAAATGCAAAAGATGGTGGTTATGATATTATTATTTTAGATACAGCAGGACGTAATCATGCTGACGATTCTCTAATGCAAGAAATAAGTGAAATTAAGTCTCTAACCAATCCTCATGAAATTCTACTGGTAGCAGATTCTTTAACGGGGCAAGACGCTGTTCATCTTGCCCGTAACTTTGATAAAAAAATTGACCTGACAGGCATTATTCTCACACGCATGGATGGTGATGGTCGTGGTGGAGCAGCCTTATCAATGCGTGCCGTCACAGGGAAACCAATTAAAGCTATTGGAACAGGCGAAAAAATCGATGATTTAGAAAACTTCTTTCCTGATAGAATCGCCAATAGAATTCTTTCTATGGGCGACATCGTGTCTTTAGTTGAGAAAGCAGCTCGTACCCTAGATGAAGAAAAGGCCTCTATAACAGCTAAAAAAATTGCTAAAGGTAAATTTGACCTTGAAGATCTAGCAGAACAACTGCGTCAAACACAAAAAATAGGAGGCATGAACTCTCTGTTACGCATGTTACCCGGAATACAATCTTTCAAGCAAAGAATCCCCTCTGATTTTGATGATAAAACCATTAATCATAATATCGCAATTATTTCTTCTATGACCAAAGAAGAACGTACTAATCCAAGTATTATAAAACATTCTCGTAAAAAACGCATAGCCGCAGGATCCGGCACTGATGCAGCAAGAATAAATAAACTTTTGAAATTATACAGACAAATAGCAGACATGATGCGTTCCACCAAGAACCTTGGCGGAGGGGGGAATGCATTAACTCAACAAATAATGGGAACTCTGAAAAGTAAACTAGGATTTGGTAAAAATGGGAAATTTCCAGGCATTTAA